The Paludisphaera rhizosphaerae genome contains the following window.
TCGTTGTACGACCAGGCTTCGCCGGGACGCTCCGGGCGCGCGTAGCCGCTGGTCATGTTCGTCAGATGCCGCAGCGTCATGTCGCGGTCCTTCGGCTTCAAGTCCCAGCCGAAATCGCTAAGCGGCTGGTCGAGACCGCGAATCTTCCCCTCCTTCAGGGCGAACAGCAGCAGCGTGCCGAGCATCGGCTTGGCGGAGGAATAGACGTCGCCCTTGAGCGACTGGTCGCCCCAGGTCTTTACGACGTAACCGTTCTTCACGACGCAGCCCCGGCCTCCAAGGCTCCTGGCGAGGGCGTCAAGCCGCTCCCGGCTGAGACCGAGCGCTTCCGGTTCTCGATGTTCCCACGCGGCTTTCGGGAACACGTAGGGGGCGGTCGCCTCCTGCCGCGGCTCGGCCGACCGAGGGTCGATCTCATTCCCGGGCTCCCCTCGGAGCGGGGTCGAGACTCCCTCGAAGGCTGCCGAAACGACAAGGAGAATCAGCATCGCCCGGATCGCAAGGCGGGTCCCTCTCACGAGTGCGCTCCTCGTTGGAGGAGGCTCGCCCTGGGTCTCGACGACGCTCAAGGGCGAGCCATGAACCGAAGCCTTCGGTTCAGGCCGGGAGAGCGGCGACGTCCTGGGACTTACCCATCGAGCCGACGGCCTCCTCGGCGGCGGTCCGTGCGTCGTTCGCTCCGTCGATCAGGCCGCGGACGGCGGCGTTTTCGCGCGGGACGGCGCCTGCGGCGAGCATCACCGGGAAGACCACGCCGTACGAGATCGTGTAGCACGTGGTATAGACGAACCGACTGGCGAACCGGCCGGCCGATTCCCAGGCCTTCGACGCCGCTTCAACGGCGTCGGCCGAGCCGCGGCGGATGCCGTCGGAGGCCACGGCCAGGACGGTCGGCCCTTCTTCGTGAGACTCGGCTTGCTCGGTTTCGTGGTGCTCGGACATGGGTGCCTCCAGGAACCGCTCTCGCGAAACGGAACGCTCGAACTGGTCGCCAACTTCGATTCTACGCATTTTACCCAGCCAACGGGGACGATGTTAGGAAATCTCGCCTCCGGAATGCTGAAACGACGTCGACGCGCACCGAATCAGAGCGCCACGGCGAAGCCCATCAGCGCGATCGTCTGGGGAGCGGCGACTGTGATACCGAAATTGTAGCTCCCGAAAACGGCCAGCCGATCGTTCACGGTCCACAGGCCCCCGCCTCCCAGGACGGTCACCTGCGGCACGGAATTGCCGACCGTCCCAACGCCCTGGAACTGGAGCAGCCGGGGCAGCGCCGAGGCGTTGTAGAAGCCATGGAAGAAGACCTTGAAGTCCTCGACGACCTCGCGCTCGAAGGCCCACTGAAAGCTGAGTTGGTAGGCGATCTGGTTGGCGTTGTTCTCAACGCCGGTCACGCCGACGTTGTACTCGAGGCCGATCTCGTACGGCAGGCTTTTCTCGAAGAGGACGTTGATCGAGGGCTGGGTGCCGTTGTTGAACGGAGTCGAGCCGAGTTCGGTCTGGAGATAGACCTCAAGCCCCATCGCGGGGAGGTGATATCGGGTGTTCTCCTCCCAGAAGTTCGCCTTGAAGTCAAAGGCCAGGGGCGAGTATCCGAAGGCGGCCGGGTGGGCGCCCAGGGCCGACTGATAGGACAGTCCGTTGGAGAAGATCCGCAGCTCCAGATTATCGGTCAGGCCGTATCGAAGGAGCGCTTCCCACTGGTAAATGCCCGGCTGCAATCCGCTGCGGCTCTTGCTGTAGAGGCCCAAAGGGGAGTTCTCGATGTAGACTCGCCCCTTGGGGATCGTGTACGGCGAATTGGGGAAGTTCGCGGTGTCCGGGTCTGGGTCGCGAATGTTGATCTTGAGCCGATGGCGGATCTCGTTGTCGAGGGCCCTGTGAGGGTCCTCGTCGTCGAGCAGCCAGCGGTCCTCGAAGATCAGATTGACCAGGCTGGGAAGGACGAACCGATCGGCGTCGGGTCGTGAAACGCCGTAACGCTCGCGGTAGTAGTCGATCGGATCGATGTGAGCGTCGGGGTATTCGTACTTCGGCTCCTCCCCAGGCGCCGCCGTGTCGATCAGGCGATTGCGAAGCGCCGGGCTGATGTCGTCGTCCGCGGTGACGGTGGACGAGTCCGCGGCCGGTACCCCCGACGAGGGCTCCGGATCCTGACCCCGGACGGTCCTCACGCTGGAATCGAGAGCCGCGCAACCGTCCAGACCGGAAAGCAGGGTGCAGACGAGCCATACCCAGGCGGCCGGACGAAGAACGCCGGCGAGGCCCCGCCCGCCACGGACCTCGGATACGCTCGTCGGCTCGCTCAAGTCGTCTCCCCGCTGACGCCTCCCAACCCGGAGGGGGACCGTCCGCGCAGCCCCACGAGATCGTTATCGACTCCACAAACGGCAAACTTGACACAGTCGTCAAAATCAGCCCGTCAGAAGCCCGGCGACGGGGTCTCCGTCAGGTAGAAGAAGCCGATGCCGAGCATGGCATAGACGCCGATCAGCATGAGCCCGTCGAGCCAACTGGACTCGCCGTCGTCGATCAAGGGCCGGGTGACGAGAACGGCGAGGAAGACGGCGACGACCTCGAACCGCCCGAAGACGAGATCCATCGGCTTGCCGAGGAAGGCCCCGTAGAACACCAGCACCGGCGCGACCAGCAGGGCCACCTGGATGCTCGACCCGACCGTCACCCCCAGGGAAAGATCCATCTTCCCCATCCGGGCGAACCCCACGGCGCAGGAGGTTTCCGAAACGTTGCCCGCCAACGCGAGAAGGAAGACTCCGGAGAAAACGGGCGTCAGTCCCAGTGCCGCCGAAGCGGGCTCGATCGCGTCCGTGAGGATCTCGCTGACGACGGCGAGAACGATCGTCGACCCAGCGAGAATCGCCAGCGCCTTGCCGCGGCTCCAGCGGCTCTCCTGCTTGGGTTGGTCGGTCAGCTCGACGACCTGGGCTTCGACCGCCTGCTTACCGGCGGCGGGACGGCTGGAGACGACCGTGAAGACCAGGCTCGCCAGGTAGATCAAGAACAGGACGCCCGCGACCTCGACGCTGATCGCCCGGCTGAAGGAGGTCGAAGTATGGTTGAACACGGCCGGGATGATGAGGCCGGCCGCCGTCAGCGTCAGGAGCGCCGAGCCAGTCCCCGCCACACGGCGGTTGAACCGCTGCGTCCCGTTCCGGAGCCCGCCGAGGAACATCGAGAGCCCCAGGGCCAGCAGCAGGTTGCCCAGGATCGACCCCACCAACGATGATTTCACCACGTCGACGAGCCCGCGCCGCAGGGCCGAGGCGCCGATGATGATCTCCGGGGCGTTGCCGAGCGAGGCGCTCAGCAGGCCGCCCCAGGTTGAACCCAGGTCGGAGGCGAGGGAGTCGGTCGAATCCTGGCTCAATCGAGAGAGCGGGATGAGCGCCAGGGCCGAGCAGCCGAAGACCAGGATGGGATGAGCCCCGACCGCATACAGCGCCAGGGCCGCCGGGACGAACGCCAGGAGAAAGTCGAGCCGCATGCGACGATCCTTCGTCTCCGGAAGCAGTTCCTGGAGGGGGATGCACGGCGGGCCGGGAGAGGTCCGGCCGCCCAGAGGCCGGCCCGATCAGAGAACTCGAAGGGCCCTTCTCGACAGCCATTTGACCACGAACCTTGGCCCCGAGTAATAGAGGCCGGCGAAGAGGGCTAACGCCGCGACCAGAGCCATCAAGGCCAGGGCGAAGCTCAGGCCGACCACGACCCCGGCGAGCGGGGAGGCGAGAATCAATTCCATGCGCGGGCTCCTTTCGACGAAAGGTTCGGTTCGACGCAGTCACTTCTCAAGGGGATAACGGCGGTCGAGGTCGTCCAGGAATCGGGCGACTTGCCGCACGCTCTGACGATGCAACCGGGGAAAGCGCTTCACGAAGCCGTCCTCGACGCGGCGAAAGGCCGAGGGCCAGAGGACCAGACCGCCAAGGATCAGGAAAGGCGAGCCGACCGGGCCGGGGAGCAGGATCCCGCCGATCCCAGCCACGATCAGGAGAACGCCGACCTCCTTCGGAAGCCCCTCGATCCTTTGCAACTGCTGGGCCTCGAATGCCTGGTTTTCGGCGGAATCCTCGTCACCAGAACTCACGCCGGTCGCGGGCGGGGCCGTGCTCATTCGCTCGCCTTTCCGTTGGCCGCGTCAGGCGCGGGTCGAGTCGGGGAATCGCCGCTCCAGGTCGTCGAGGTAACGGCCGATCTGGCGCATCCCCTCGCGGTACGCGGTAGGGAAACGGCGGGCCGCCCAGGTTTCGACCCTGCCGAACGTCCTGGGCCAGAGGACCATCCCACCCGCGACGAGCGCGGGGAGCCCCGCCATCGCCGGCAGGATGAAACCGATCGCCCCGACCGAGACGAGCATGACGCCCGCCTCCTTCGGCAGTTCGGCGATCCGCGAGGGCGTCGTCCCCGTTGCGGGAGTTGGAGCGTTGGAAGCCTTCTCGGTCGGATTCGTCCTCACGCGATCACCTCCCCGGTCGATCCCGCCGCGCGGCGGTACAGTTGCAGCGTCCCCAGGTTGTTCACCACGACCACGGCCAGCGAGGTCACCCCGAAGAACATCGCCCCGGCGACGCACATCACGCCGGGAACCAGAACGAAACGCCGGGCCGATCGACCCGCTTCCTCCTGGGACCGAGCGGTCGAAAGCGCTTCGGCCAGGAGCCCGAGTTCGGGCCGCATCAGAACGGCCGACGCGGGGCTGTGGTCCGATGCGACCTCGCCGCTGATGCAAACGGCGGCGAAGGCGGATCGCGCGGCGGTTTCCTCGGCCGTGCAATCGCCGACGA
Protein-coding sequences here:
- a CDS encoding transporter — encoded protein: MSEPTSVSEVRGGRGLAGVLRPAAWVWLVCTLLSGLDGCAALDSSVRTVRGQDPEPSSGVPAADSSTVTADDDISPALRNRLIDTAAPGEEPKYEYPDAHIDPIDYYRERYGVSRPDADRFVLPSLVNLIFEDRWLLDDEDPHRALDNEIRHRLKINIRDPDPDTANFPNSPYTIPKGRVYIENSPLGLYSKSRSGLQPGIYQWEALLRYGLTDNLELRIFSNGLSYQSALGAHPAAFGYSPLAFDFKANFWEENTRYHLPAMGLEVYLQTELGSTPFNNGTQPSINVLFEKSLPYEIGLEYNVGVTGVENNANQIAYQLSFQWAFEREVVEDFKVFFHGFYNASALPRLLQFQGVGTVGNSVPQVTVLGGGGLWTVNDRLAVFGSYNFGITVAAPQTIALMGFAVAL
- the cax gene encoding calcium/proton exchanger; the protein is MRLDFLLAFVPAALALYAVGAHPILVFGCSALALIPLSRLSQDSTDSLASDLGSTWGGLLSASLGNAPEIIIGASALRRGLVDVVKSSLVGSILGNLLLALGLSMFLGGLRNGTQRFNRRVAGTGSALLTLTAAGLIIPAVFNHTSTSFSRAISVEVAGVLFLIYLASLVFTVVSSRPAAGKQAVEAQVVELTDQPKQESRWSRGKALAILAGSTIVLAVVSEILTDAIEPASAALGLTPVFSGVFLLALAGNVSETSCAVGFARMGKMDLSLGVTVGSSIQVALLVAPVLVFYGAFLGKPMDLVFGRFEVVAVFLAVLVTRPLIDDGESSWLDGLMLIGVYAMLGIGFFYLTETPSPGF